The Ipomoea triloba cultivar NCNSP0323 chromosome 13, ASM357664v1 genomic interval tttaattttttataatattaagttttgtattagtatataaattttatatatttaaaaactacattaaaattactattcccgtattaattaaacacaaaaaaaaatcaaattttaaaatactcattactgaagaaaataagtaagatgaaagagttgatttgactaatCAATAATAAAGATGACATGTAAAATAGGACAGAGAAAGTAATTGAATTGTCTATACTAGCTAATTATTTAATCTCTAAATCTATAAGTTATGTAACTCTATCCATTTGGATGATGAGATGATCGCTAGAAAAGGGATGGTGGAGTGTTAAATCTCAGTGATTCTGTGACTTCTTAAGCAGGAAGATCAGTATCTGAAGATCAGTATATGGTGCATATAAAAAGTCTACTATATTGGGTATAACTTTCATATATTATTAggtttcaattttagtttttgtCTACAATCTATTACCTGAATACCAATTGAGTTCGCCATAAGTGCtaactaattatttattctgATCTCTAAATCTATTGGTAAGGGTTGATAAGGACCATTATATTGTGATTGAGGTGCTATATAAAGCTTCAATTCCCAAACGCTCCTACCTCTACATAAAGAGTGAAGTAGAATCCAATCTAAGTTCCAAGATGTGCAAAGCCAAAATGGGCAACCTTAGTCTATACTTGGTACTAACAATCTTGTCTTGTTATCTTGCCGATACAGCACAGTCTTCTTCCTTTCCCTCAAACTTCATCAAAGCCTCTTGCAGAGCCACCCGGTACCCATCCTTGTGCATCGACTGTCTCTCCGCCTATGCCAACTCAATCCAGCAGAGCGAGCGGCAACTGGCCGAGGTAGCCCTGTCGGTCAGCCTGGCCAAGGCTAGGTCGGCCGCCATGTTCGTGGTCAAGCTGACAAGATCGGCCAGAGGGCTAAAACCGAGGGAGCTCCAGGCGGTTAAAGACTGCGTGGACACCATGGGCGACACCATGGATCAGCTGAGGCGCTCCGTCCGGGAGCTTGGGCGGGCTGGGCGAGTGCCGAGTCAGGACTTTGTGTGGCATGTGGGGAATGTGCAGACCTGGGTTAGCGCGGCTTTGACCAACGAAAACACTTGCCTTGATGGGTTCGCTGGGCCTGCCATGGATGGGAATGTGAAGGGGGCGATTAGGGCCAGAGTTGTTAATGTTGCTCGAGTCACTAGCAACGCTCTTGCCTTGGTTAATCGCTTTGCCGCGAGACACAGACCCGGCGGCGCTAACGTTCCTTGAATGATTGCAGTCTTCAAGTAAGAGAAATTGAATCATGGGCTCCATCCAATTAAAAGCCTAGTTGaactacacatttatgtttatactatatttatgctcacaagaAGGACTGTGTTTAAGTTGGAGTCAAACTTGTTATGCTTTTGAGCTAACTAGCTTTTAAGGTGAGGTTAGAATTTGGATATGCTTAAGTGCCTAGTTGTGAGTTTGCTATCTTGCTGGTTTTTGTGCATAGGTGTTAATCTTGTTGTCTTAATGTACTGGATATAGTGTGGTTGTGTAAGTgttgtgttgtatgatcaattttGTAGCCACCAAAACTTGTGCACCACATCACCGTGACTACGATATATGTAAATGTAGTAAAGGATTGTTGATTGCTCATGGAACTATGTAACTATGTAAGGTATCTTTGTTGTCATATATTCTGCATTATTATgtgtttcttcatttcttttcttctgAAATTTTACCCAGATTTTGGTGGATGATGATAGGGACTTCACGTGCATatcttttgttaattaattaggtgGTCCTGAACGGCTACACGCCTATTTGGGTCATTTGGCTTATGCATAATGTATAAACTAGGTATTATGTATAATTTGTAATTACATTGTTGTTGCCCGAGTTGACTAGTTTATGTCACTTGATAACAGAAAGCTATAGCCTTTAGTCACTTGACCTATTATGTTAGaagttgattttaattttaattacaatattGCTATTTATCTTCTTCAAACACATTTTATAATCATTTTGTATCTTTTTTTATAGTAAGGATGAACCTTCAAtaatcaaaaattaaaagtgaaatacaGTAAGAGGAGACGGAATACCACACGAACCAGCCTGAAAACCTTAACTCCTAAAGTATATATGTGCCAAAGCATAAGTAGCGCGCATGGATGATTCATTGATGATTGATCTACCAACATAACGAACTAAAAAGTTCCCAATCTATCATTTCGTATTTAATTgttagataataaaaaattaaaataagttaaGAGAAAAAGATATCTCCgaaaaaaatatgattattgAATAATAGAAGGACGAAACAATGATATAAATCAAGACTTAGAGGTGATGGTGGAGCTATGTTGATTTGAGTGGGGTCAATCGACTCTGCTCAACTTTTACTGTTTAttacctatacatatatatattttgaaaaaatttaaaattaaccccactaaaataaatataataggggtcaacatataataaatagaaaaattttaattcttaaaatataataataaaaaattaataactctTGTTTCATGAGAATTGAAAATGCAAACCAGAGAACAAAAGCAGAAACTGAGAATTGAAAATGTACTAaactttttcaaataattttttacattttagcGTTTGGAACAATAAgatgttacaaaaagctaattaatcaaacacttatattggttgtttaaccaagtcaaacagctaatagtggtcaaataaaccaaaattgactgataagctaattatattaccaaacaagatcattgttttcttaaaattgttgtaattgaatagtattattattacttgtcaattttcttttaaaaaatcaaaatataatatataaaagttaacAAGATAGATATTTGTAGGGATTATGTTGTTGTCTAGTTATATCATGGGTAGCGTCCaaatattttatctttttaatttttttaaaaaataaaattaatgtataaaaaaatatatcattaaaattctaattgaaatattttaaataatacctacattgattttttttttttcaaatcttttAACTAAATCTACAAGGACATGcataaatttgttatttttaagtctaaatattttattcataaaagttactattattataaatacataaattaacTATTGTAAGTATAATAAGTACATAAAATCATtactatatgtacataaatttattactgtaagatatatattttctattattagtgatatttttatgtaccagcaacattattttttatttacttataatattattatttttatgcacATGAATTTATCATATAGGATGAGTCTTGGTACACGATACAATTTGCCTATGGTGGACTGTGTGGTCTTAACCTAGTAATATTGTTGCAGATATTGAAATTGGATTCCCATAGTCAAGTTCGTTTTTTATTGCCAGCAGGAGGGACCGTCCGGGGTTCTCGCCGCAATTTGTGGATATGTCGGAGACAACCTcaagattttcttttttctttattctttattcttATCCAAAACTTTAACGATAGATTATTGCAAGTCCATAGCACATTAGTACCGACCATAGTTTGGATGGCGTTAGAGAAATTTGTTGTTAATATCAAAGAGTAAGGAGGTAAATTAGTGTTGTTCACAAAGAAACGACCTTCTTAATAATAGCATGAACCTGCCCGATGGTTTTGTGACCTCGGGGTGGTCACTCGGCGGGCCAACACAATCGATTGAATCAACACAAcgtaaaaataaacaaataaaaacaagagTAACACACAGTATTTTGACGTGGAAACCGAAAGGGTAAAAATCACAGGCCTTTTTGGGCGATGCCAAGTCGAAACTCactattttattgatagaaTACTTGTACATACATGTTTTGTTTTGCTGCGTTCTAGTCTAGAGAAAAATATCAGCCTCTCCTCACGTTGCAAACTTCTCCCCCTTTCTTCTTTGATTCTCGCTTCTTATATCAGTCAATGGGTAGGGAAGGTAACAACCATTTTATGACTAATTAATGGGATATTATGGGTAATTAACTAGGGGTTATGGATAATAATTAGGATTAGTGGAAGAAATGGGTAATAATTAGGATAATAAAGGCACATTAATTGTTTAATAAATTGCGGGTTATGGAAGGATAGTTAGGGAGCCGACTGGCCACGACTCAGGTGCCGAATGTCGAGCCCGAGTGTCGTGCCCGACTGCTTGCTAGGTAATATTGACCGGGTGCCTAGGCTAGGTATCTATCATGCCTAATCTCATATTAGAAGGACTAAATTGTCCATAGCTATGTGGCTTAAAAATAGATCGTACTGTTAATAAAATATCATGGAGTGAATGCTTAGAAAAAATTGATTAAGGGATGTATAGCATGACACTCTAAAATAGTGACTAATTACAAAGCTTAAGggtcaagaaatattttcattacaaAAGGAAGCGATCTAAAAGATTCAAGAACGTAATAGAAATGACTATGTAACTAAGGTAACAGGCTTAGTGTGCTCTAGGTTGTTTGAGTGTTGAACTGTCACATTTGATCGAATTTACAAAAATACCCATTTATAGTGGGAGAGATAGTTTGGTTTGGCTTTGCAACTTAGTCTAACAGATTACCATAATGTAAAATTAGTAACAAGATCGAGTGACTAATGGCCAATAAGAGGAACTAATGAGTAATTACAATGATTCATCACATGTACAGATTgacaacaacatttatttattgttacaAAGGTGTCGTAAGTTAGATGAAAGCGTTTAAGCGTTGCAATTTGTGATTCTCTCCTCCAGATTAAGGCTATTTAGTATTTAGCCTGAACTCGAGCTTGAATTCAAGCTTGAGATCGAGCCCGAGCTCAAGCTCGAATAAGCAGCTTGAAAATtgtcgagctcgaactcgagctcgagtAGGGCCTTCATTAACGAGTTCAAGCTCGAGCCACCCAAGGCTCGAGCTtggctcggctcgtttacatCCCTAGTATGATGCATTAAGGGTGAAGTCATGGTTTTGGACCTTATATCCATCCTTTTGTTGGCTCGAATAAAGTTTTTGACTTGTTGGGTTCAATTATCGTGATATTACTTTCTTGGTCCATTTAATTaaaagtttcaaaaaaaaaaaaaaagacctatCCAATGctaagaattcaaaaaaaaaaaaaaaaaagacttaccCAATGCTAAGAATTTGTGGTATAGTGACACCCGGTTACACTCCTATATGGAAGGGGtgtgttcgagcctcagtggagtcaataatagatattgcattgtaatagagtcagtagtactcaaaataaGACCTACTCAATTAATtggattataatttttaataaattttcaaagaataatttttttttaaaaaccatgtagtcatataaaaaaaataaaaaaagaaaaagaagaagaagaagaagaagtagatACCAATGGTAAGACTTGGCGCATGCATTAAAAATGCTTTctgaattaatataaaaaaaagtgtaaacgATAccattttgaataatattttcttcaaacGTATTACACAATCCAGCAAATCTACCATGGGACAAGGATATTGCAATACAGCATGGGTTAAGAATCTCTCAAAGTCAAAGGTGATGGGGAAATTATCAAGTACAAAATGAGTAAAATATATTCACATGGGAGACGCCACCAAATGTTGTCTCCATGTAGCCATGTGATGCCCAATTATGAAGTGCCTATCAAATATAGGGATGTACTTTTGCTTGATTGTTTATTTCACTTGGACCCTTAATATTTAGGCATATAACACATGCACCCCTCTTATTTTGATCacctcaactttttttttttttttttttttttttcacgagCCAGAACCTAGTTTATTATAAAGAAAACTAGAAGGGTACACATACCACTCCATACAATTTGTGAAAGAAACACTCTCGAGCAAAAATATGAGAAGTCAGATTTGCAGATCGTCTAACAAACTTGatgataacataattaaaatctTTCATCATTTCCTTAATATTATGTAACAATAAGCATAATAAAGATTCCCCTCACTTCCCTTGAGACCTTGAAAACCTTGAAGGCAATCAGTTTCAACATGAACTTGATCAAAACCATTTCCTTTTGTCCAGCTCAAAACCTCCCTAACAGCCATTGCTTCTGCATGCCTCTTTGGGATTATAATACACCCCTCTCAAAGGAGTGCTCCTAGCTACAGTGAAATCACCTTTGTCATCTCCAAGGACATAGACCCTGTttagtaaataatcagcctatcagccaattttggcttatttgaccactattagttgtttggttaataagctttttgtaactccaaaaagttaaaattcaaaatgctactcaaagcaaccttttcaattagctttttgagaaaagaaattatactaaacagctatcagctaacagctaatttatcaaacaactttctacaatcagctaatattatcaacaaatcattcattctaacccaaacagtcaacccaatcagccaaccgccatttaccaaacagggccataatcAAATCCCATTCTTCTATCTTTCACGTGCACCGCTGCATCAACATTCAATTTTACCCAACCTTCTTGTGGTTTCATCCATGTAGCCTCACTGGATTATGACCTTTCTCAGCGTCCAAGAAATATGAGTTAAGAAAATATCTTACTTTGAAAATCCTTAGTCCTTACCACTAGAAAGTTTGGTTTATTAATGAGCCTCCGGGATTGCTTACTCAGTTTAGCAACATTGAATTCCCAAAGTTTCCTAAATCTCATACCTCCCCATTTTTTTTAGGAATACAAAGCCTATTCTAATTTCTAAGCCTTCCACGGAATCCCTTTCTTTCCCCATTaacaatttataattaaaattcaaaaaataatacaaatgaaataaa includes:
- the LOC116001515 gene encoding pectinesterase inhibitor 9-like, which gives rise to MCKAKMGNLSLYLVLTILSCYLADTAQSSSFPSNFIKASCRATRYPSLCIDCLSAYANSIQQSERQLAEVALSVSLAKARSAAMFVVKLTRSARGLKPRELQAVKDCVDTMGDTMDQLRRSVRELGRAGRVPSQDFVWHVGNVQTWVSAALTNENTCLDGFAGPAMDGNVKGAIRARVVNVARVTSNALALVNRFAARHRPGGANVP